A window of the Actinobacillus genomosp. 1 genome harbors these coding sequences:
- a CDS encoding transferrin-binding protein-like solute binding protein has translation MKTLKISFLVSLILTTTACGGSGTAKTPDGDKINLTISPEGTVGAKTTEGILLGMNNSDSFYGVWRNDAETVRELRYQGSEAINIPTSGIATYKGDAVWISGYDKGFVKGGETTLNVDFDNKTVDGKIDFSIFKGDELRRDITLHQGNLSGAKFSGQASVIGNSEGRYEGALFGDGAKQAAGLVQFENNSKLDVSFGGQKQ, from the coding sequence ATGAAAACATTGAAAATTTCGTTTTTAGTTTCATTAATTCTTACTACTACGGCTTGCGGTGGTAGTGGTACGGCTAAAACACCGGATGGTGATAAAATAAATTTAACGATTAGTCCGGAAGGTACGGTAGGAGCTAAAACAACAGAAGGTATTTTATTGGGGATGAATAATTCCGATTCTTTCTATGGTGTTTGGCGTAATGATGCGGAAACCGTGCGTGAATTACGTTATCAAGGTTCAGAAGCTATTAATATTCCTACATCGGGTATTGCAACTTATAAAGGTGATGCAGTGTGGATTAGCGGATATGATAAGGGGTTTGTAAAAGGTGGAGAAACAACCTTAAATGTTGATTTTGATAACAAGACTGTTGATGGAAAAATAGATTTTTCCATTTTCAAAGGAGATGAATTAAGACGAGATATTACGTTACATCAAGGTAATTTATCTGGTGCAAAATTTTCCGGACAGGCAAGCGTGATTGGTAATTCAGAAGGTCGGTATGAAGGCGCATTGTTTGGTGATGGAGCTAAGCAGGCGGCGGGTTTAGTTCAATTTGAAAATAATAGCAAATTGGATGTGAGTTTCGGTGGTCAAAAACAATAG
- a CDS encoding YdbH family protein — protein MLKRSLLVIGTLVALLIVGGAMLFSGKQLATVSNWFLPDGWQIQIPAGGIQANLENANLAEFSLTYQNCPLITVDNLAVHWHSQHQVSIDKATLDYQCLTQLPASDESPSKFSLAPILALLPEGEAEIKALHWLNLPNDLHPRFSQLLETPSYGKFAFFQQKLTALIRQQAVELTAEFANQTLSGNLSYQPSEQEKHNLLFSAHVNPKNLFAIPLQFEGDYHWILPKEMIANEVIRAGSSLLSWQTDEQNQLVGDWAFASETAQKNRLNFPFRFDFHTLEITQGKFYWDWLEDFPLQGFINAKLTPNSFANGDYYPLKTYLRFNLLSQSKTAGKGNIVLESRDGEIQADSLNMPFQITGNVKYDDFILYSSLPVAFSGKFDHLNFKFQPKSLLRLVGKQRLLTIHDLRFPLAGIQINKYGVNGRLQAIFKGESPDFKNINLHLDGFAKNFKIGQLDFFENVADKNAVQDLWQWRVWGDTNIHTIASKLKISGQGNWHQNLVQLNKLSGELGKIHQKGVYIPKTELSLPEPIKFAYQKWQLDGGIQLKSPEMRFDYGGVIPSPSAKLQVSGEIENLNLKGELQGDKIEPLKLFARRKLTKTASELIGRLYWKEQSAKVFQPLIPFRQHWLITDGTVRGETAFSASAEKGIIAGGHFAIRNAALSMPNGEAKAIEFNLPYRLQDNEFDFGLKQPIDLKIGQLNLGLPIKKIRVKVFGHYPYNRKKPLMLQQLSMNLLDGELNVERFALPQTQIAYLKLANINFERILELVQYQQIELKGKANATLPFWLEGKPCYVCDGLLSQAVESNLKIQPELMKAISQTSGYSERLLLYLLNDTKITDLRGLINVGSTGEMVLDAKLKMQLNQQEKAKINFNYNHKENIFNLWHMINSGSYVEQNLENSIYQQLDKRK, from the coding sequence ATGCTAAAACGTAGCTTACTTGTTATCGGGACTTTAGTTGCACTGCTGATTGTCGGCGGTGCAATGCTGTTTTCAGGTAAGCAACTTGCAACGGTAAGCAACTGGTTTCTACCGGACGGCTGGCAAATTCAAATACCTGCCGGTGGTATTCAAGCGAATTTGGAAAATGCCAATTTAGCTGAATTTTCACTTACCTATCAAAACTGCCCGTTAATTACGGTCGATAATCTTGCTGTGCATTGGCATAGTCAGCATCAAGTCTCAATTGATAAAGCGACCCTTGATTATCAATGTTTAACTCAATTACCCGCTTCGGACGAATCCCCCTCTAAATTCTCGCTCGCCCCGATTTTAGCTTTGTTACCGGAAGGTGAGGCGGAAATTAAAGCGTTACATTGGCTGAATTTACCCAATGATCTTCATCCTCGCTTCTCTCAATTATTAGAAACACCAAGCTACGGCAAATTTGCATTTTTTCAGCAAAAATTGACCGCTTTAATCCGACAACAAGCGGTCGAATTAACGGCGGAATTTGCTAATCAAACTCTTTCCGGCAATTTAAGCTATCAACCGAGCGAACAGGAAAAACACAATTTACTGTTTTCCGCCCACGTGAATCCGAAAAATTTGTTCGCCATTCCATTACAATTTGAAGGCGATTATCATTGGATTCTACCGAAAGAAATGATCGCAAATGAAGTGATCCGAGCAGGCAGCTCTCTACTTAGTTGGCAAACCGATGAGCAAAATCAGTTAGTCGGCGATTGGGCTTTCGCTTCCGAAACCGCCCAGAAAAACCGCTTAAATTTTCCATTCCGTTTTGATTTTCACACTCTTGAAATTACGCAAGGTAAATTCTATTGGGATTGGCTGGAAGACTTTCCGCTGCAAGGCTTTATTAATGCAAAACTCACCCCGAACAGTTTTGCGAACGGCGATTATTATCCGCTTAAAACTTACTTACGCTTTAACCTGTTATCGCAAAGTAAAACTGCCGGTAAAGGCAATATCGTATTGGAAAGCCGTGACGGTGAAATACAAGCTGACAGCTTAAATATGCCGTTTCAAATTACCGGTAATGTGAAATATGACGATTTCATTCTGTACAGTTCTTTACCGGTAGCATTCAGCGGTAAATTTGATCATCTTAATTTTAAATTTCAACCAAAATCGCTGTTACGTCTAGTGGGTAAACAACGTTTACTGACGATCCACGATTTACGTTTTCCGCTTGCCGGTATCCAAATTAACAAATATGGAGTAAACGGTCGCTTACAAGCGATATTTAAGGGTGAAAGCCCCGATTTTAAAAATATTAATCTGCATTTAGACGGTTTTGCGAAAAATTTTAAAATCGGACAATTAGATTTTTTTGAAAATGTCGCAGATAAAAATGCGGTACAAGATTTGTGGCAATGGCGAGTATGGGGTGATACCAATATCCATACAATAGCCAGCAAACTCAAGATTAGCGGACAAGGAAATTGGCACCAAAATTTAGTACAACTCAACAAATTAAGCGGTGAATTAGGCAAAATTCACCAAAAAGGCGTGTATATTCCCAAAACCGAATTAAGTTTACCGGAGCCGATTAAATTCGCTTATCAAAAATGGCAACTTGACGGCGGTATTCAACTCAAATCACCGGAAATGCGTTTTGATTACGGGGGGGTTATTCCTTCTCCGTCCGCTAAATTACAGGTGAGCGGTGAAATTGAAAACCTAAATTTAAAAGGCGAGCTGCAAGGGGATAAAATCGAACCGCTTAAATTATTTGCTCGTCGTAAATTGACTAAAACCGCAAGCGAACTCATCGGGCGATTATACTGGAAGGAACAATCTGCAAAAGTATTCCAACCGTTAATTCCGTTTCGCCAACATTGGCTGATTACCGACGGTACGGTACGAGGCGAAACCGCTTTTAGTGCCAGTGCGGAAAAAGGTATTATTGCCGGCGGGCATTTTGCCATTCGCAACGCAGCGCTTTCCATGCCTAACGGTGAAGCGAAAGCGATTGAATTTAACCTGCCTTATCGCTTACAAGACAATGAATTCGACTTCGGTTTGAAGCAACCGATTGATCTCAAAATCGGGCAGTTAAATCTTGGCTTACCGATTAAGAAGATTCGGGTAAAAGTATTCGGGCATTATCCATATAACCGTAAAAAGCCGTTAATGCTCCAACAGCTTTCGATGAATTTATTAGACGGAGAATTGAATGTCGAGCGATTTGCCTTGCCGCAAACGCAAATCGCTTATTTAAAACTGGCGAATATCAACTTCGAGCGGATTCTCGAATTAGTTCAATATCAACAAATTGAATTAAAAGGCAAAGCGAATGCCACCTTACCGTTTTGGTTGGAAGGTAAACCTTGCTATGTATGCGACGGCTTACTCAGCCAAGCAGTCGAGTCCAATTTAAAAATTCAGCCCGAATTAATGAAGGCAATTTCGCAAACCAGCGGTTATTCGGAACGGTTATTGCTTTATCTATTGAACGATACGAAAATTACCGATTTACGCGGTTTAATAAACGTCGGTTCAACCGGCGAAATGGTATTGGACGCCAAATTAAAAATGCAGCTCAATCAACAAGAAAAAGCTAAAATCAACTTTAACTATAATCATAAAGAGAATATCTTTAATCTGTGGCATATGATCAACTCGGGTTCCTATGTCGAACAAAATCTTGAGAATTCTATTTATCAGCAACTGGATAAAAGAAAATGA
- the folK gene encoding 2-amino-4-hydroxy-6-hydroxymethyldihydropteridine diphosphokinase, with protein sequence MKTVYIALGSNLDNPLAQVKQAVESLKTFAINFEISPFYGSKPVGPQDQPDYVNAVAKFDTDLTALELLDKLQSIENAQGRVRIRRWGERTLDLDIILYGDERIHNERLTVPHIEMQNREFVIVPMYDLNPDLVLPSGQKLAEIYQRFKHHQMVTF encoded by the coding sequence ATGAAAACGGTTTATATCGCTTTAGGTTCCAATTTGGATAACCCGCTTGCGCAAGTTAAACAAGCGGTCGAATCTTTAAAAACATTTGCAATTAATTTTGAAATTAGCCCGTTCTACGGCAGTAAGCCGGTCGGGCCACAAGATCAGCCGGATTATGTGAATGCGGTGGCAAAATTCGATACCGATTTAACGGCGCTGGAATTGTTGGATAAATTACAAAGCATTGAAAACGCCCAAGGAAGAGTGCGAATTCGCCGTTGGGGCGAACGTACGCTGGATTTGGATATTATCTTATACGGCGATGAACGGATTCACAACGAACGTTTAACCGTACCGCATATTGAAATGCAAAATCGTGAGTTTGTGATTGTGCCGATGTATGATCTTAACCCCGATTTAGTGCTGCCAAGCGGTCAAAAATTAGCGGAAATTTACCAACGCTTTAAACATCATCAAATGGTCACATTCTAA
- the rnt gene encoding ribonuclease T has product MTEQVTDYNLLKNRFRGYLPVIIDVETAGLNAQTDALLELAAITVKMDENGYLVPDQKCHFHIQPFEGANINPDSLKFNGIDIDNPLRGAVPENIAIPEMFKMVRRAIKDQGCQRAVIVAHNATFDQAFVQAAVKRINAKRDPFHPFAMFDTATLAGFMYGQTVLVKACQMAKISFDGKQAHSALYDTEKTTELFCAMVNRLKDLGGFPLISNNVSDV; this is encoded by the coding sequence ATGACAGAACAAGTAACAGACTATAATTTATTAAAAAATCGTTTTCGCGGCTATTTACCGGTTATTATTGATGTGGAAACCGCAGGTTTAAATGCGCAAACGGACGCTTTATTGGAGCTGGCGGCAATCACGGTAAAAATGGATGAGAACGGTTATTTAGTGCCGGATCAAAAATGCCATTTTCATATTCAGCCGTTTGAAGGCGCGAATATCAATCCGGATTCGCTTAAATTTAACGGTATTGATATTGATAACCCGTTGCGCGGAGCGGTGCCGGAAAATATTGCGATTCCGGAAATGTTTAAAATGGTGCGCCGTGCAATAAAAGATCAAGGCTGCCAACGAGCAGTGATTGTGGCGCATAACGCTACCTTTGATCAGGCGTTCGTACAAGCGGCGGTGAAACGTATTAACGCAAAACGTGATCCGTTTCACCCGTTTGCAATGTTTGATACCGCAACGCTTGCCGGCTTTATGTACGGACAAACCGTATTAGTCAAAGCTTGTCAAATGGCAAAAATTTCGTTTGACGGTAAACAGGCGCATTCAGCCTTATATGATACGGAAAAAACCACAGAGTTATTTTGTGCAATGGTGAATCGTTTAAAAGATCTCGGCGGTTTTCCACTCATAAGTAATAACGTATCAGACGTATAA
- a CDS encoding DUF2846 domain-containing protein — translation MKKLLIITAISTFLSACATVPMASLEKSNALKQFHAPTQEHSGIYIYRPNSVFGAALKKNVYLDDQLIGETAKGVFFHKLVSPGTHKVATESEFSNNTLVFSTVGGQNYFVRQYMKIGAFVGGAGVELVDEKQAKTEMADVHLAQ, via the coding sequence ATGAAAAAATTACTGATTATTACCGCTATTAGTACATTTCTTTCGGCATGCGCAACCGTACCGATGGCTTCTTTAGAGAAGAGTAATGCATTGAAACAATTTCATGCTCCGACTCAAGAACATTCCGGTATTTATATCTATAGACCTAATTCGGTCTTCGGAGCTGCACTTAAGAAGAATGTTTATCTTGATGATCAACTAATTGGAGAAACGGCTAAAGGTGTTTTCTTCCATAAATTGGTTTCACCGGGAACGCATAAAGTCGCTACGGAATCGGAGTTCAGCAATAACACTCTCGTATTTTCAACCGTTGGCGGACAAAATTATTTTGTACGTCAATATATGAAAATAGGTGCGTTTGTCGGTGGGGCGGGTGTTGAACTTGTTGATGAAAAGCAGGCAAAAACAGAAATGGCGGACGTTCATTTGGCTCAATAA
- a CDS encoding YnbE family lipoprotein yields the protein MRKSLLFAIFCLNLTACTPKVQLETPAEGITINMNVVVDHRIDVKFDEKSRAVLQTSDNKAAKSEAVVEAPIE from the coding sequence ATGAGAAAAAGCCTACTTTTTGCAATTTTTTGCCTGAATTTGACCGCTTGTACCCCGAAAGTACAGCTTGAAACGCCGGCGGAAGGGATTACGATTAATATGAATGTGGTGGTGGATCACCGTATTGATGTGAAATTTGATGAAAAGTCGCGTGCCGTATTGCAAACCTCGGACAATAAAGCGGCGAAATCGGAAGCGGTGGTTGAAGCTCCGATAGAATAG
- the tyrA gene encoding bifunctional chorismate mutase/prephenate dehydrogenase, producing the protein MNPLNPLREQIDQVDQQLIRLFAERLKLVAEVGKVKSEHGIPVYAPERETAMIAARRQEAEKQGVPADLIEDVLRRVMRESYVNENKHGFKTTNPHIHKIVIVGGKGKLGGLFARFLTLSGYRVETLGSQDWNQAEQILAETDLVIVCVPIAKTLETIERLQPFLTENMILADLTSVKAQPLERMLEVHSGPVVGLHPMFGPDIASMAKQLVACCHGRFSEKYEWFIEQIKIWGAKIEVIDAHEHDHAMTYIQALRHFSTFTFGLHLSRQPVKLSQLLALSSPIYRLELAMIGRLFAQDGGLYADIISDKPENLAVIESLKDTFATSLEFFKNNDKAGFIQAFEEVHHWFGDYSEQFLKESRILLQQANDNRK; encoded by the coding sequence ATGAATCCGCTCAATCCTTTACGAGAACAAATCGATCAAGTTGATCAACAATTAATCCGACTGTTTGCCGAACGTTTAAAATTAGTCGCCGAGGTGGGAAAAGTTAAATCGGAACACGGTATTCCCGTTTATGCGCCGGAACGCGAAACGGCAATGATAGCCGCCCGCCGTCAAGAAGCGGAAAAGCAAGGCGTTCCCGCCGACTTAATCGAAGACGTATTAAGACGAGTAATGCGTGAATCTTATGTGAATGAAAACAAACACGGCTTTAAAACCACGAATCCGCATATTCATAAAATCGTAATTGTCGGCGGTAAAGGAAAATTGGGCGGATTATTTGCACGTTTTCTAACGCTTTCGGGCTATAGGGTGGAAACGTTAGGCAGTCAAGATTGGAATCAAGCGGAACAAATTCTCGCTGAAACCGATTTGGTTATCGTTTGCGTACCGATAGCTAAAACGTTGGAAACGATTGAACGCCTACAACCGTTTTTAACCGAAAATATGATTTTAGCGGATTTAACCTCCGTTAAAGCACAACCGCTGGAAAGAATGTTGGAAGTACATAGCGGTCCGGTCGTCGGTTTACATCCGATGTTCGGACCGGACATTGCTTCCATGGCGAAACAATTGGTTGCTTGTTGCCACGGACGTTTTTCCGAAAAATACGAATGGTTTATCGAACAAATTAAAATTTGGGGTGCAAAAATTGAGGTTATCGATGCTCACGAACACGATCATGCAATGACCTATATTCAAGCATTACGCCACTTCTCGACTTTTACTTTCGGTTTGCACTTATCCCGCCAACCGGTCAAATTATCACAGCTTTTGGCACTGTCTTCACCGATTTACCGTTTAGAGTTAGCAATGATCGGACGTTTATTTGCGCAAGACGGCGGTTTATATGCCGATATTATTTCGGATAAACCGGAAAATCTTGCCGTAATCGAATCACTGAAAGACACTTTTGCCACCAGCTTAGAATTCTTCAAAAATAATGATAAAGCCGGCTTTATCCAAGCCTTTGAAGAAGTTCATCATTGGTTTGGCGATTATTCGGAACAATTCTTAAAAGAAAGTCGAATACTACTACAACAAGCGAACGATAATCGTAAATAA
- a CDS encoding 3-deoxy-7-phosphoheptulonate synthase produces the protein MNTVVNQDSLHNVNIIDEKVLLTPAELKAELPLSEHLRKQIETSRREISDIIHKRDPRKLIVIGPCSIHDPVAAIEYGKKLKTLADSVSDKLYIVMRVYFEKPRTTVGWKGLINDPKIDGTFDVETGLRVGRKLCLELAELGLPLATEALDPMTPQYLADLFSWSAIGARTTESQTHRELASGLSMAVGFKNGTDGSLSVAINAMQSAAQSHSFIGINQKGQVNLLHTKGNPDSHVILRGGKTPNFEKQYVEECEIALRNAGLPEAIMIDCSHGNSNKDYRRQPLVTENALEQLLNGNRSIIGLMIESHLHAGNQSSDLPFAQMQYGVSITDACIDWQTTENLLTDFAEKLRA, from the coding sequence ATGAACACCGTAGTTAATCAGGACAGTTTACATAATGTGAATATTATTGACGAGAAAGTATTGCTTACCCCGGCTGAATTAAAAGCCGAATTACCGTTGTCAGAACATCTGCGTAAACAAATCGAAACATCACGTCGAGAAATCTCGGATATTATTCATAAACGTGATCCACGTAAACTGATTGTTATCGGTCCTTGTTCTATTCATGATCCGGTAGCCGCCATCGAATACGGTAAAAAATTAAAAACATTAGCCGACAGCGTTTCGGATAAACTTTATATCGTAATGCGTGTATATTTTGAAAAACCGCGTACTACCGTAGGCTGGAAAGGCTTGATTAACGACCCTAAGATTGACGGTACTTTTGACGTTGAAACCGGTTTACGTGTCGGACGTAAACTCTGTTTAGAACTTGCCGAATTAGGTTTACCGCTTGCCACCGAAGCCTTAGATCCGATGACTCCGCAATATTTGGCGGATCTATTCAGTTGGTCGGCAATCGGGGCTCGTACGACAGAGTCACAAACTCACCGAGAATTGGCTTCCGGTTTATCTATGGCGGTCGGTTTTAAAAACGGCACGGACGGCAGTTTATCCGTAGCGATTAATGCAATGCAATCCGCCGCACAAAGCCATAGCTTTATCGGCATCAACCAAAAAGGTCAGGTGAATTTATTGCATACTAAGGGTAATCCGGATAGCCATGTGATTCTACGCGGCGGAAAAACACCTAATTTTGAAAAGCAATATGTTGAGGAATGTGAAATCGCATTACGTAACGCCGGCTTACCGGAAGCAATTATGATTGACTGTAGCCACGGTAACTCAAATAAAGATTATCGCCGTCAGCCGCTTGTTACCGAAAATGCGTTAGAACAATTATTAAACGGAAACCGTTCGATTATCGGTTTAATGATCGAAAGCCATTTACATGCCGGTAACCAATCTTCCGATCTGCCTTTCGCTCAAATGCAATACGGCGTATCTATTACCGATGCCTGCATCGATTGGCAAACGACGGAAAATCTCTTAACCGATTTTGCTGAAAAATTAAGAGCTTAA
- a CDS encoding NRAMP family divalent metal transporter gives MTQTQQIEPASNWQSKLKAMGPGILMASAAVGGSHIVASTQAGAIYGWQLALIIILANLFKYPFFRFGVQYTLSSNKTLLEGYQEKGKIYLWIFFILNVIAAMINTAAVGIVTAAILKFIFSALGIQFDLSIPVASTVIIVVTWGILLLGKYRFLDTLSKGIMIALTVSTVTAVIVAALKGGVQVAPDFIEPSPWNLASLGFIVALMGWMPAPIEISAINSMWVVAKRRLNKVSYEDGIFDFNVGFIGTAILALVFLALGALVQYGSGEAVEQAGVKYIAQLIKMYAFAIGDWSKLLIALIAFMCMFGTTITVIDGYSRANNEALRLLLNKKESSVASLSIWMTVTSAIGILIISVFMSDVAKMLSFAMICSFVSTPVFAALNLSLVLKGEHKVKGGLFWLSIVGLIYLTAFTLLFIAYELGMLS, from the coding sequence ATGACACAAACACAGCAAATAGAGCCGGCTTCGAACTGGCAATCAAAATTAAAAGCAATGGGACCGGGGATATTAATGGCTTCGGCTGCGGTAGGCGGTTCGCATATTGTTGCTTCAACTCAAGCCGGTGCAATTTACGGTTGGCAATTGGCATTAATTATTATTTTAGCAAATTTATTTAAATACCCGTTTTTCCGTTTCGGCGTGCAATATACGTTAAGTTCGAATAAAACCTTATTAGAAGGCTATCAAGAAAAAGGCAAAATCTACTTGTGGATATTCTTTATTCTTAACGTGATTGCGGCAATGATCAACACGGCGGCGGTAGGTATTGTAACGGCGGCAATTTTAAAATTTATCTTCTCGGCACTCGGCATCCAATTTGATCTAAGTATTCCGGTTGCCAGTACCGTTATTATTGTGGTGACTTGGGGCATTCTGTTATTAGGTAAATATCGCTTTTTAGATACTCTTTCTAAAGGCATTATGATTGCGCTAACGGTTTCCACTGTAACCGCTGTAATTGTAGCGGCGTTAAAAGGCGGCGTACAAGTTGCACCTGATTTTATTGAGCCAAGCCCTTGGAATTTGGCTTCACTCGGTTTTATTGTAGCATTGATGGGCTGGATGCCGGCACCGATTGAGATTTCTGCAATCAATTCAATGTGGGTGGTAGCAAAACGTCGTTTAAACAAAGTGAGCTATGAAGACGGTATTTTTGATTTCAATGTCGGTTTTATCGGTACGGCAATTCTTGCCTTAGTATTCTTGGCGTTAGGCGCATTGGTTCAATACGGTTCGGGTGAAGCGGTTGAACAGGCGGGTGTAAAATATATTGCACAGCTCATTAAAATGTATGCGTTTGCTATCGGTGATTGGTCCAAATTGTTGATCGCATTAATTGCTTTTATGTGTATGTTCGGCACGACCATTACCGTAATTGACGGTTACTCACGAGCGAATAATGAAGCGTTACGTTTATTACTTAATAAAAAAGAAAGCTCTGTAGCCAGTTTAAGTATTTGGATGACGGTTACATCTGCCATCGGTATTCTTATCATCTCGGTATTTATGAGCGATGTGGCGAAAATGCTTTCTTTCGCAATGATCTGTTCGTTTGTTTCAACCCCGGTGTTTGCGGCATTGAATCTTTCACTCGTATTAAAAGGCGAACATAAAGTCAAAGGCGGTTTATTTTGGTTATCTATTGTCGGTTTAATTTACCTTACCGCTTTCACGCTATTATTTATTGCGTATGAGTTAGGTATGTTGTCTTAG
- a CDS encoding helix-turn-helix domain-containing protein, with translation MNRFVAAEVDQAIGKKIQQRRKELGLTAENLAEQIGVSQQQFSRYERGATKINVAHLVNIAVILDTPISWFFSDSKADNLTFSDKEQYVPIRQDALKQRLDFHWSRLSNDQKRNLINFLDSINNPSTSQSYFAKKRGN, from the coding sequence ATGAATAGATTTGTAGCGGCAGAGGTAGATCAAGCAATAGGGAAAAAAATTCAACAACGTAGAAAGGAATTGGGATTAACGGCAGAAAATTTAGCGGAACAAATTGGTGTTTCCCAACAACAATTCTCACGCTATGAGCGTGGCGCAACCAAAATTAATGTAGCACATTTGGTGAATATTGCGGTGATTTTAGATACACCGATCAGTTGGTTTTTTAGTGACAGTAAAGCAGATAATTTAACTTTCTCGGATAAAGAACAATATGTTCCGATTCGACAAGATGCACTTAAACAACGTTTGGACTTTCATTGGTCAAGACTTTCTAACGATCAAAAAAGAAATCTGATTAACTTTCTTGATTCGATTAATAATCCTTCCACATCACAATCCTACTTTGCAAAGAAAAGGGGAAATTAG
- the gloA gene encoding lactoylglutathione lyase: MRILHTMLRVGDLERSIKFYTEVLGMRLLRTSENPQYKYSLAFVGYADESESAVIELTYNWGVESYELGTAFGHIALGVDDIYTTIESLRAAGAKITREPGPVLGGTTVIAFAEDPDGYKIEFIENKNAQAALGN, encoded by the coding sequence ATGCGAATTTTACATACCATGTTACGAGTGGGCGATTTAGAGCGTTCAATTAAATTCTATACCGAAGTGTTAGGTATGCGTTTACTTCGTACTAGCGAAAACCCTCAATATAAATATTCGTTAGCATTTGTCGGTTATGCGGACGAAAGCGAAAGTGCGGTAATCGAATTAACGTATAACTGGGGCGTAGAAAGCTACGAGTTAGGTACGGCATTCGGTCATATTGCCTTAGGTGTTGATGACATTTATACAACAATTGAAAGTTTACGTGCGGCAGGTGCTAAAATTACGCGTGAACCGGGTCCGGTATTAGGCGGAACTACAGTAATCGCTTTTGCCGAAGATCCGGACGGTTATAAAATTGAGTTTATCGAAAATAAAAATGCACAGGCTGCATTAGGTAACTAG
- a CDS encoding glycosyltransferase family 9 protein, which translates to MKKQPLNICILRLSAIGDVCHTLAVVQAIQRQYPNAEICWIIGKTEASLMQGLANVELIPYDKKTGWKGIFTLWKTLAHKRFDFLLNMQTAFRASMISLGIKATKKIGFNRDRAREMQWLFTNEKVEMTASPHVLDGQMMFAKAIGVTDLTPRWSLPLSQSDLNYSAAFIDKNKKNVLIAPCSSKQEKDWGAAPNAELAQWLTAQNINVIIAGSPSAYEMETAAKIQQLAPNCINITGKTNLKQLTALIKQVDLVISPDTGAAHIATTQGTPVIGLYAIHNPRRTAPYNDQHNVVSVYDQAVLDYYGKPWNKLPWATKARSKSGEKLMERISVSDVKKKIVETLAVKL; encoded by the coding sequence ATGAAAAAACAACCGCTTAATATCTGTATTTTACGCCTGTCCGCAATCGGGGACGTATGTCACACTCTCGCTGTCGTTCAGGCGATTCAACGCCAATACCCTAATGCCGAAATCTGTTGGATTATCGGTAAAACGGAAGCGAGCTTAATGCAAGGCTTAGCCAATGTCGAATTGATTCCCTATGATAAAAAAACAGGTTGGAAAGGAATCTTTACACTATGGAAAACACTCGCTCACAAGCGGTTTGATTTTTTATTAAATATGCAAACCGCCTTTCGTGCTTCAATGATTTCGTTAGGCATTAAAGCGACGAAGAAAATCGGTTTTAATCGAGATCGCGCGCGTGAAATGCAATGGCTTTTTACTAATGAAAAAGTGGAAATGACTGCTTCTCCACACGTTTTGGACGGGCAAATGATGTTCGCCAAAGCAATCGGTGTGACTGATTTAACGCCTCGTTGGTCGCTACCTTTAAGTCAGTCCGATCTGAATTATAGTGCCGCTTTTATTGATAAGAACAAGAAAAACGTACTGATTGCGCCTTGTTCCAGTAAACAGGAAAAAGATTGGGGAGCAGCACCTAATGCAGAACTTGCTCAATGGCTTACCGCACAAAATATCAATGTGATTATTGCCGGTTCCCCTTCTGCTTATGAAATGGAAACTGCAGCAAAAATTCAGCAATTAGCACCGAATTGTATCAATATTACCGGAAAAACCAATTTAAAACAGCTTACTGCATTAATTAAGCAGGTTGATTTGGTTATCTCGCCGGATACCGGTGCGGCACATATTGCAACTACGCAAGGTACACCGGTTATCGGCTTATATGCGATTCATAATCCTCGTCGAACCGCCCCCTATAATGATCAGCACAACGTTGTTTCCGTCTATGATCAAGCCGTATTGGATTATTATGGAAAGCCGTGGAATAAGTTACCTTGGGCGACTAAAGCGAGAAGTAAATCCGGAGAAAAATTAATGGAGCGAATCTCAGTGAGCGATGTAAAGAAAAAAATAGTTGAAACACTGGCTGTAAAATTGTAA